A genome region from Piliocolobus tephrosceles isolate RC106 chromosome 8, ASM277652v3, whole genome shotgun sequence includes the following:
- the PSPH gene encoding phosphoserine phosphatase isoform X2, with amino-acid sequence MVSHSELRKLFYSADAVCFDVDSTVIREEGIDELAKICGVEDAVSEMELVSHLQERNVQVFLISGGFRSIVEHVASKLNIPGTNVFANRLKFYFNGEYAGFDETQPTAESGGKGKVIKLLKEKFHFKKIIMIGDGATDMEACPPADAFIGFGGNVIRQQVKDNAKWYITDFVELVGELEE; translated from the exons ATGGTCTCCCACTCAGAGCTGAGGAAGCTGTTCTACTCAGCAGATGCTGTATGTTTTGATGTTGACAGCACGGTCATCAGAGAAGAAGGAATCGATGAGCTAGCCAAAATCTGTGGCGTTGAGGACGCAGTGTCAGAAAT ggaGCTGGTAAGTCACCTACAGGAGCGAAATGTTCAGGTTTTCCTAATATCTGGTGGCTTTAGGAGTATTGTAGAGCATGTTGCTTCAAAGCTCAATATCCCAGGAACCAATGTATTTGCCAATAGGCTGAAATTCTACTTTAATG GTGAATATGCAGGTTTTGATGAGACACAGCCAACAGCTGAAtctggtggaaaaggaaaagtgattaaacttttaaaggaaaaatttcattttaagaaaataatcatgaTTGGAGATGGTGCCACAGACATGGAAGCCTGTCCTCCTGCT gATGCTTTCATTGGATTTGGAGGAAATGTGATCAGGCAACAAGTCAAGGATAACGCCAAATGGTATATCACTGATTTTGTGGAGCTGGTGGGAGAGCTGGAGGAATAA
- the PSPH gene encoding phosphoserine phosphatase isoform X1, with translation MVSHSELRKLFYSADAVCFDVDSTVIREEGIDELAKICGVEDAVSEMTRRAMGGAVPFKAALTERLALIQPSREQVQRLIAEHPPHLTPGIRELVSHLQERNVQVFLISGGFRSIVEHVASKLNIPGTNVFANRLKFYFNGEYAGFDETQPTAESGGKGKVIKLLKEKFHFKKIIMIGDGATDMEACPPADAFIGFGGNVIRQQVKDNAKWYITDFVELVGELEE, from the exons ATGGTCTCCCACTCAGAGCTGAGGAAGCTGTTCTACTCAGCAGATGCTGTATGTTTTGATGTTGACAGCACGGTCATCAGAGAAGAAGGAATCGATGAGCTAGCCAAAATCTGTGGCGTTGAGGACGCAGTGTCAGAAAT GACACGGCGAGCCATGGGCGGGGCAGTGCCTTTCAAAGCTGCTCTCACAGAGCGCTTAGCCCTCATCCAGCCCTCCAGGGAGCAGGTGCAGAGGCTTATAGCAGAGCACCCCCCACACCTGACCCCCGGCATAAG ggaGCTGGTAAGTCACCTACAGGAGCGAAATGTTCAGGTTTTCCTAATATCTGGTGGCTTTAGGAGTATTGTAGAGCATGTTGCTTCAAAGCTCAATATCCCAGGAACCAATGTATTTGCCAATAGGCTGAAATTCTACTTTAATG GTGAATATGCAGGTTTTGATGAGACACAGCCAACAGCTGAAtctggtggaaaaggaaaagtgattaaacttttaaaggaaaaatttcattttaagaaaataatcatgaTTGGAGATGGTGCCACAGACATGGAAGCCTGTCCTCCTGCT gATGCTTTCATTGGATTTGGAGGAAATGTGATCAGGCAACAAGTCAAGGATAACGCCAAATGGTATATCACTGATTTTGTGGAGCTGGTGGGAGAGCTGGAGGAATAA